In one Candidatus Planktophila vernalis genomic region, the following are encoded:
- the sufD gene encoding Fe-S cluster assembly protein SufD, protein MSVLTTNYLTPTGREEAWRFTPLKRLRGLHDGSAVVADRNSLLAKAGLPKGASFTRESLAPLAVSDDVIIERIRGEVSDVAHLSIDANAEIKEPIFLTRSAGALDSAELSRVRISLGTHAVATVIVENIGDTLLAEDLEIALAPGSSLTFVTLQEFDSKSVYTARHHAVVDKDATFKSITVTVGGDVVRILPTVEFTAPGASAELLGVYFATTGQFFEHRMHVDHAVPNAKSRVNFKGALAGRDAHTVWIGDVLIRAVAEGTDTYELNRNLLLTDGARADSVPNLEIETGEIVGAGHASTTGRFDDEQLFYLMSRGITLENARRLVVRGFFNEIITEIGNEEVQERLMERIDGELERAGA, encoded by the coding sequence ATGTCTGTTTTAACTACTAATTACTTAACCCCAACGGGGCGCGAAGAAGCTTGGCGGTTCACACCGTTAAAGCGCTTGCGCGGTTTACATGATGGTTCGGCTGTTGTTGCAGACCGTAATTCACTTTTAGCCAAAGCGGGATTACCTAAGGGTGCCAGCTTTACTCGTGAATCTTTGGCACCTCTTGCTGTGAGCGATGATGTCATCATCGAGCGCATCCGCGGGGAAGTCTCTGATGTTGCACATCTTTCTATTGACGCAAATGCGGAAATTAAAGAGCCAATCTTTTTGACCCGCTCAGCAGGCGCCCTTGATTCAGCTGAACTTTCAAGAGTGCGTATTTCACTAGGTACTCATGCTGTTGCAACAGTAATCGTTGAAAACATTGGCGATACATTGCTGGCAGAAGACCTAGAGATCGCTTTAGCTCCTGGATCATCGCTGACTTTCGTAACTCTTCAAGAGTTTGATTCAAAGAGTGTTTACACCGCCCGCCACCACGCAGTGGTTGATAAGGATGCAACATTCAAATCAATCACAGTAACCGTTGGGGGAGATGTAGTGCGCATTCTGCCAACAGTTGAATTCACAGCACCAGGTGCATCAGCAGAACTTCTAGGAGTGTATTTTGCAACTACCGGACAGTTCTTTGAGCACCGTATGCACGTTGATCACGCTGTGCCAAATGCTAAATCTCGAGTGAACTTTAAAGGCGCACTTGCTGGCAGAGATGCTCACACAGTGTGGATCGGTGATGTATTGATCCGCGCAGTTGCCGAAGGTACTGACACCTATGAGCTCAACAGAAATCTTTTGCTAACAGATGGAGCACGCGCTGATTCGGTTCCCAACCTTGAGATTGAAACTGGCGAAATCGTTGGTGCGGGTCACGCGAGTACTACAGGCCGCTTTGATGACGAGCAGTTGTTCTACTTGATGTCACGTGGAATCACGCTAGAAAATGCCCGTCGCCTAGTTGTTCGTGGTTTCTTCAATGAAATCATTACTGAGATTGGAAACGAAGAAGTACAAGAGCGCCTCATGGAACGTATCGATGGCGAACTTGAAAGAGCTGGTGCATAA